In Methanoregula sp. UBA64, one DNA window encodes the following:
- a CDS encoding ADP-ribosylglycohydrolase family protein has protein sequence MLDRMKGCMLGAAVGDALGMPNESTTPALNKMRYGYRRAYKGHPNDTLAPGQFTDDTQTMILVAMLLADGKYTDERYGIALRELYSREALRFPDGSVSAACDHMLREKGHACGVRSTTAGCIPPALPFALTYPDIHEGTERAVRACSVTHTHPGAHAAVSTFLTLVYHAIHESPDPVQLALTRAKNEDEVLGAKIHNALALEEEGIDTETAVLKIGNDVSLYHTLPIAFFLIRRYQVPADLFTVAAHVGGNTDTIGFLCGAYLGASRGKEAIPADLLEGLEDRQRIELLAQRLFDIYTRKLER, from the coding sequence ATGCTGGACAGAATGAAGGGCTGCATGCTCGGAGCGGCAGTCGGGGATGCCCTTGGCATGCCAAACGAGAGCACTACGCCGGCCCTCAACAAGATGCGGTACGGCTATCGCCGGGCCTACAAGGGTCACCCGAACGACACCCTCGCCCCGGGCCAGTTCACGGACGATACCCAGACCATGATCCTGGTCGCCATGCTCCTTGCCGACGGAAAATACACGGATGAGCGGTATGGGATCGCCTTGCGGGAACTCTACTCCCGCGAGGCGCTCCGGTTCCCTGACGGGTCCGTCTCCGCGGCCTGCGATCACATGTTGCGGGAAAAAGGCCATGCCTGCGGGGTCCGGTCCACGACCGCCGGCTGTATCCCTCCCGCCCTTCCTTTTGCCCTCACCTATCCCGATATCCACGAAGGTACCGAGCGGGCGGTCCGTGCCTGTTCGGTCACCCATACCCACCCCGGCGCCCACGCAGCAGTCTCAACCTTCCTCACGCTCGTGTACCATGCAATCCACGAGAGTCCCGACCCGGTACAGCTGGCACTTACCCGGGCAAAGAACGAGGACGAAGTGCTGGGGGCAAAGATCCATAACGCCCTCGCACTCGAAGAAGAAGGGATCGACACCGAAACCGCAGTCCTAAAGATCGGAAACGATGTCTCGCTCTACCACACGCTCCCGATTGCCTTTTTTTTGATCCGACGGTACCAGGTCCCGGCCGATCTCTTTACGGTCGCCGCCCACGTAGGGGGAAATACCGACACGATCGGCTTTTTGTGCGGGGCATACCTGGGGGCAAGCCGGGGAAAAGAGGCAATTCCTGCCGATCTGCTCGAAGGTCTTGAGGACCGGCAGCGGATCGAACTTCTGGCGCAACGGCTCTTTGACATTTATACCCGGAAACTCGAACGGTAA
- a CDS encoding acetate uptake transporter has product MQTDTTQTATAVKNLDMTANPAPLGLVAFGMTTVLLNLHNAGFFALGSMILAMGIFYGGLAQVIAGIEEWKKNNTFGATAFTSFGMFWLTLVALLVLPKLGLAAAPDATSMAAYLAMWGIFTLVMFIGTLKANRALQLVFGTLTILFFLLALGDATGNSTITVIAGYEGILCGFLAIYAGLGQVLNEMYKKTVVPL; this is encoded by the coding sequence ATGCAGACCGACACGACACAGACGGCCACGGCCGTGAAAAACCTGGATATGACCGCGAACCCGGCGCCCCTTGGGCTCGTCGCGTTCGGCATGACTACGGTGCTTTTGAACCTGCACAATGCAGGTTTCTTCGCACTCGGCTCCATGATCCTCGCGATGGGGATCTTCTATGGCGGCCTTGCACAGGTGATCGCCGGGATCGAGGAGTGGAAGAAGAACAATACCTTCGGGGCGACCGCGTTTACCTCGTTCGGGATGTTCTGGCTGACGCTGGTGGCCCTGCTCGTACTCCCGAAACTGGGGCTCGCCGCAGCACCGGATGCAACATCGATGGCCGCGTACCTTGCCATGTGGGGGATCTTTACGCTCGTCATGTTCATCGGGACCTTAAAGGCAAACCGGGCACTCCAGCTGGTGTTCGGGACGTTAACAATCCTGTTCTTTTTGCTCGCACTTGGCGATGCAACCGGGAACAGCACGATCACCGTGATCGCGGGATACGAAGGGATCCTCTGCGGATTCCTGGCAATCTACGCGGGTCTTGGGCAGGTCTTAAACGAGATGTACAAAAAGACCGTTGTGCCGCTGTAA
- a CDS encoding ATP-NAD kinase family protein, whose translation MPVLGLIINPVAGMGGSVGLKGTDGKADEAQKRGAVPHAQDRAATALAPLKDLPDLTFLTCSGEMGEDVLRQCGISRYRIAYTAKGKSTADDTKNAVRAVVAEGADLILFCGGDGTARDVFAAAGRDVPVLGIPAGVKMYSAVFAVDPASAAGILSGPYTITDGDVVDVDEEAYRAGTLATRLYGIARVAARAGMTQPAKQVFEEADEERAKDEIARFMAEVMLPDTLYILGAGTTTEAIARRLGMPKALLGVDAALNGNIIAADADEKTLLSLTGKYPGARIIVSPIGAQGFILGRGSQQISPAVVRRVGTDRVIVVATPHKLRETPALYVDSGDPEIDAGFGPSVLVISGYRIAQRKKIHRAEEQ comes from the coding sequence ATGCCCGTCCTTGGTCTCATCATAAACCCTGTCGCCGGCATGGGCGGGTCCGTGGGCCTCAAGGGAACGGACGGGAAAGCAGACGAGGCCCAAAAGCGGGGAGCCGTACCGCATGCACAGGACCGTGCAGCGACTGCACTGGCACCCCTAAAAGATCTCCCGGATCTCACGTTCCTTACCTGCAGCGGGGAGATGGGGGAGGACGTGCTCAGGCAGTGCGGGATCTCCCGGTACCGGATTGCGTATACCGCCAAAGGCAAGAGCACCGCGGATGATACAAAAAATGCTGTCCGTGCAGTTGTTGCAGAAGGGGCCGACCTGATCCTTTTCTGCGGGGGCGACGGGACCGCCCGGGATGTTTTTGCTGCTGCCGGCCGGGACGTGCCGGTCCTTGGGATCCCGGCAGGGGTGAAGATGTACTCCGCGGTCTTTGCCGTTGACCCGGCCTCTGCGGCAGGGATCCTTTCCGGGCCGTACACGATCACGGACGGCGACGTGGTTGACGTGGACGAGGAGGCATACCGGGCCGGCACGCTTGCCACTCGGCTGTACGGCATTGCCCGGGTTGCGGCCCGGGCCGGCATGACCCAACCCGCAAAACAGGTATTCGAGGAGGCTGACGAGGAGCGGGCAAAGGATGAGATCGCCCGGTTCATGGCCGAAGTGATGCTGCCGGACACGCTCTATATCCTTGGAGCAGGGACGACCACCGAGGCGATCGCCCGCCGCCTCGGGATGCCAAAAGCTCTTCTCGGTGTGGATGCGGCACTAAACGGCAACATCATTGCCGCGGATGCAGACGAGAAGACGCTGCTCTCCCTTACCGGAAAATATCCCGGTGCCCGGATCATCGTGAGCCCCATCGGGGCACAGGGATTTATCCTTGGCCGGGGCAGCCAGCAGATCAGCCCTGCGGTGGTGCGGCGGGTCGGGACAGACCGGGTGATCGTGGTTGCTACACCGCACAAGCTGCGTGAGACGCCGGCTCTTTACGTGGACTCGGGCGATCCTGAAATTGACGCCGGTTTTGGGCCGTCCGTCCTGGTCATATCAGGGTACCGGATCGCGCAACGAAAGAAGATCCACCGGGCGGAAGAGCAATAA
- the argC gene encoding N-acetyl-gamma-glutamyl-phosphate reductase: MKVAIVGASGYAGGELVRLLCHHSTAKVTCVTSRKLAGTPLDQAHPQLKGLTDLVFENPGPEKIDADVAFLAVPHTAAMSIAGKLLSRGIKVVDLSADYRLPKETFEKVYGVPHTDYFAAPYGIPELHRKEYQNAKFVANPGCFPTGATLAAAPLAKYAHTVIFDSKSGVSGAGDNPSATTHYPNIGDNVNPYKWTSHRHLAEMKQELGFLGSKAKVYFTPHLVPVNRGILTTAHILLNEPLETKEVEKMYRDFYQGEFFVRYQMPMLAAVRGSNFCDIKVESEGLRVVAVSAIDNLVKGASGQAIQNMNIMCGFKETDGLVAAGLLP, encoded by the coding sequence ATGAAAGTTGCCATAGTCGGGGCATCAGGGTACGCGGGCGGCGAGCTGGTCCGCCTCCTGTGCCATCATTCCACCGCGAAGGTGACCTGCGTCACGTCGCGCAAACTGGCAGGGACCCCCCTGGACCAGGCCCATCCCCAGCTCAAGGGCTTAACCGATCTTGTATTCGAAAACCCCGGGCCGGAGAAGATCGATGCGGACGTTGCGTTCCTCGCGGTCCCGCACACGGCAGCGATGTCGATTGCGGGAAAGCTGCTCTCCCGGGGCATAAAAGTCGTGGACTTAAGCGCAGACTACCGGCTCCCCAAAGAGACATTCGAAAAGGTCTATGGCGTCCCCCACACGGACTACTTTGCAGCGCCCTACGGCATCCCCGAGCTGCACCGCAAAGAATACCAAAACGCGAAGTTCGTTGCAAACCCCGGCTGCTTCCCGACAGGCGCAACGCTCGCAGCGGCACCGCTTGCAAAATACGCACATACTGTGATCTTCGATTCGAAGAGCGGTGTGAGCGGGGCCGGCGACAACCCGTCGGCAACAACCCATTACCCCAATATCGGCGACAATGTCAACCCCTATAAGTGGACGAGCCACCGCCACCTTGCCGAGATGAAACAGGAGCTCGGCTTTTTGGGCTCAAAGGCAAAGGTCTACTTCACCCCCCATCTCGTCCCGGTCAACCGGGGTATCCTCACCACCGCCCACATCCTCCTAAACGAACCGCTGGAGACAAAAGAGGTGGAAAAAATGTACCGGGACTTCTACCAGGGCGAGTTCTTTGTCCGGTACCAGATGCCGATGCTTGCCGCGGTCCGCGGGAGCAACTTCTGCGACATCAAAGTCGAGAGCGAGGGCCTGCGGGTTGTCGCCGTCTCGGCGATCGATAACCTGGTCAAAGGCGCAAGCGGCCAGGCAATCCAGAATATGAACATCATGTGCGGCTTTAAAGAGACCGACGGCCTTGTCGCTGCCGGCCTGCTGCCATAA
- a CDS encoding acyl-CoA synthetase, with product TWWQTETGMQMITTMVGEPMRPGFVGKPVCGVEADVVNKDGIPVPPGTGGFLAIKKPWPSMMRTIYKNDERYRKYWETIPGMYAAGDLAVKGTDGYIMVIGRADDIIIVSGHNIGTAEVESALVSHHAVAEAAVIGKPDPIKGNSIKAFVILRVGNNPSEKLTKDLAYHVRITLGPIAVPHEIEYVDKLPKTRSGKIMRRVLKAKELGMDPGDVSTLEE from the coding sequence ACCTGGTGGCAGACCGAGACCGGCATGCAGATGATCACCACCATGGTTGGGGAACCCATGCGGCCCGGCTTTGTCGGAAAACCTGTCTGCGGGGTCGAGGCCGATGTCGTGAACAAGGACGGCATACCGGTCCCTCCGGGCACCGGGGGCTTTCTGGCGATCAAAAAGCCCTGGCCGTCCATGATGCGCACGATCTACAAGAACGACGAGCGGTACCGGAAGTACTGGGAGACAATCCCCGGCATGTATGCCGCAGGCGATCTTGCGGTCAAAGGGACTGACGGGTACATCATGGTGATTGGCCGGGCCGATGATATCATCATTGTCTCGGGCCACAACATCGGGACGGCCGAAGTGGAGAGTGCACTTGTCTCGCATCATGCAGTGGCAGAAGCTGCAGTGATTGGAAAACCCGATCCGATCAAGGGGAACTCCATCAAGGCGTTTGTGATCCTCCGCGTGGGAAACAATCCGAGCGAGAAACTCACCAAAGACCTTGCATATCACGTGAGGATCACGCTCGGGCCCATCGCGGTCCCGCACGAGATCGAGTATGTCGATAAACTGCCCAAGACCCGGAGCGGCAAGATCATGCGCCGGGTCTTAAAGGCAAAAGAACTGGGGATGGACCCTGGGGATGTCTCGACACTTGAAGAATGA
- a CDS encoding AMP-binding protein codes for MNEDFDVKLVENAKYYTPDVQYRRDSWIGDYTTAYQKFLSDPEAFWAGVAGELEWKRPWDKVLAWNYPYAKWFVGAQLNITENCLDRHVKSDRRNKVALIWRGENDKERVYSYQRLLGEVSRFANGLKKLGVTKGDRVCIYMPMVPEQMIAMLACARIGAVHSVVFAGFGTAALNMRINDAEAKVIITSDISIRRGKAIPLITTVHEAIDNSPSVEHVVIHRRRKEPPVELRPGFEHDFYGLMEGEPAECPAEVMDAEDPLFILYTSGSTGTPKGVVHTCGGYMVGTYYTTKMVFDIKDRDIYWCSADPGWVTGHSYIVYGPLAVGATVFISEITPDYPDAGSWWKLIEEQQVSVFYTAPTAIRTFMKVGEEWPNKYNLSSLRIIGSVGEPLNPEAFEWYYRVIGKNHCPIVDTWWQT; via the coding sequence ATGAACGAGGACTTTGATGTCAAGCTCGTGGAGAACGCGAAGTACTATACCCCGGATGTGCAGTACAGGCGCGACTCCTGGATAGGCGATTACACAACCGCTTATCAAAAATTCCTGTCCGATCCCGAAGCCTTCTGGGCCGGGGTCGCCGGTGAACTGGAATGGAAACGCCCGTGGGACAAGGTCCTCGCGTGGAACTACCCGTACGCGAAATGGTTTGTTGGCGCACAGCTCAACATTACCGAAAACTGTCTCGACCGCCACGTGAAAAGCGACCGGAGAAACAAGGTTGCTCTCATCTGGCGGGGCGAGAACGATAAAGAGCGGGTGTACTCGTACCAGCGGCTGCTGGGCGAGGTCTCGCGGTTCGCGAACGGGTTAAAAAAACTCGGCGTAACAAAAGGCGACCGGGTCTGCATCTACATGCCCATGGTCCCGGAACAGATGATAGCCATGCTTGCCTGCGCCCGGATCGGGGCAGTACATTCGGTTGTCTTTGCCGGGTTCGGGACCGCGGCCTTAAACATGCGGATCAACGATGCCGAAGCCAAAGTGATCATCACTTCGGATATCTCGATCCGGCGGGGTAAGGCGATCCCGCTCATCACAACCGTACACGAGGCCATCGACAACTCGCCGTCCGTGGAGCATGTGGTCATCCACCGGAGGAGAAAAGAGCCGCCGGTCGAGCTCCGCCCGGGATTCGAGCACGATTTCTACGGGCTCATGGAAGGAGAACCGGCAGAGTGCCCGGCAGAAGTCATGGACGCGGAAGACCCACTCTTTATCCTCTACACGAGCGGGTCGACCGGCACGCCAAAAGGCGTTGTCCATACCTGCGGCGGCTACATGGTCGGGACATATTACACCACAAAGATGGTCTTTGACATCAAGGACCGGGACATCTACTGGTGCAGTGCCGACCCCGGCTGGGTCACCGGCCATTCATATATCGTGTACGGGCCGCTCGCGGTGGGGGCCACGGTCTTTATCTCCGAGATCACCCCGGACTACCCGGACGCCGGCAGCTGGTGGAAACTGATCGAGGAACAGCAGGTCTCGGTCTTCTACACGGCACCGACCGCGATAAGGACGTTCATGAAAGTCGGGGAGGAGTGGCCAAACAAGTACAACCTCTCCTCCTTGCGGATCATCGGGTCGGTGGGCGAGCCGCTCAACCCGGAGGCGTTCGAGTGGTACTACCGGGTGATCGGGAAGAATCACTGCCCGATCGTGGACACCTGGTGGCAGACCGA